Part of the Salvelinus fontinalis isolate EN_2023a unplaced genomic scaffold, ASM2944872v1 scaffold_0061, whole genome shotgun sequence genome is shown below.
agttctacttctacaTGCGTAATCAGGTATGCGTCCTTTCTCTTATTGACAGGAGGGTTTCAAGGTGGAGCTTCCAGCGAGACGTgaatttaatagtatgttgtacctagtttccctcctccagggaacagtagttattgtcataacgttacgcttgttatatgatgaacttcaacttaaatacaGGATATTGCTGTCGGGCAGTTTTTTTGTATTCTGAAATGCACTCGAACTATGTATCATTTAGTGGCTCCTTATGTTACGCTGGAAAACAGTTTTCGTGGGCACAGAAATACTAAatcatttcagagtttgctaaatccaatggttTTTAACTGAGTCACCttgtaatccaagatggcgtgTAGCAGTAAGACCTGTTTGTtgttgtaaatgttatatttttttgtatatattgcaatatatttcaatctttttaaattttttacttACGTATACCTtccggcaacccgcctcacccaatgtgatacggatctgctattttttagaccttatagctagaacctccatccgaagctaaccagctaattagctactagctatttagtcattgttagccactgctacgGCCTTTACCTTtttagctcagacaccagcctcttttagcctggataatacatgccagtctgcacagcgcaatatcaaccctgagcatatcggactgtttttctccactacatcaccgtattcctgccgtaagctctggaccattacaccggataatcgcagctggctagctgctaccgaatggcccagccccgaagctagccttgagccaggcccatctcccggcatGCTtagtggaccctatgatcactcggctacacagctgttgcctcccagactcttcactaagacgactagaagccactacatcaccggattcctgccgtaagctctggacctttgcaccggattggctatagtggctagcaccagttagcctcaaGCCAGGTGCATCTCCCGACTAGCAAACAAATTACtccagctacaatacctcttttgccaattggcctggaccctttgtcgacacagAGCCCCgacgatccatcacgactggtctgccgactcAGTTCCGTCAGATGTGCCCTCAACCGACCTTTGCCAGACGTCGGTGACGCCCctgtcccgaagctagcaccagttagcctcgagccaggCGCGGCTCCCGGCTAGCATAGTAACGACTACCTAACGGCTTCCCTGGTTCatatattgctgttcactggaccctatgatcacttggctacatagctgaagAACTCAGGCCCagtgtgtagttaactgaccctctctgccaatTCATTGCCATTTTACGTGTTgctgttgtcttagctgattaactgttgtcttacccgttgttgtctttgctagctctcccaatcaacacctgtgattgctttatgcctcgctttatgtctctctaatgtcaatatgccttgtatactgttgtttagttatcattgttttattttactgcggagcccctagtcccactcaacatgcctcagagagctcttttgtcccacctcccacacttgcggtgacctcacctagcataactccagagatgcaacctctcttatcgtcactcaatgcctaggtttacctccactgtacattatgccttgaatatatcctaccacgcccagaaatctgctccttttattccctGTTCAcaacgcactagacaaccagttctgatagcctttagccgtaccctcatcctactcctctgttcctcgggtgatgtagaggtaaacccaggccctgtgggtccccaggcactctcatttgttgacttcaatattcgtaaaagccttggtttcatgcatgttaacatcagaagcctcctccctaagtttgttttactcactgctttagcacactccgccaactttaatgtccttgccgtgtctgaatcctggcttaggaaggccaccaaaaattctgacatttccatccccaactacaacatcttccgtcaagatagaactgtcaaaaagagagttgcaatctactgcagagatggcctgcaaagagttctgtcatactttccagtccatgcccaaacagttcgagcttcttatttaaaaaaagaatctttccagaaataagtctctcactgttgccacctgttatatacccccccccccccccccagctcccagctgtgccctggacaccatatgtgaattgattgcccccccccccccccccccatctatcttcagagtccGTTctattaggtgacctaaactgggatatgcttaacaccccggccgtcctacaatccaagctagatgccctcaatctcacacaaattatcaaggaacccaccaggtacaaccctaaatctgtaaacatggacatcctcatagatattatcctgaccaacttgccctccaaatacacctctgctgttttcaatcaggatctcagcgatcattgcctgcatccgttatgggtccgcggtcaaacgaccacccctcatcactgtcaaacacttctgcaagcaggcctttctaatcgacctggcccgggtatcttggaaggattttgacctcatcccgccagtagaggatgcctggttaatcttcaaaagtaatttcctcaccaccttaaataagcatgcccctttcaaaaaatgtgtaactaagaacagatatttcCCTTGGTTcgctccagacctgactgccctcgaccagcacaaaaacatcctgtggcgtactgcactagcatcgaatagtccccgcgatatgcaacttttcagaaaggtcaggaaccaatacacacacagtcagttaagAAAGCAAAGGCTAACATttccaaacagaaatttgcatcctgtagctctaactccaaaaagttttgggacactgtaaagttcatggagaacaagagcacctcatcccagctgcccactgcactgaggctaggaaacactgtcaccaccgataactccacaataatcaagaatttcaataagcatttctctacggctggtcatgctttcctcctggctacccccaACCCctgccaacagctccgcacccctcgcagctacttgccaaagcctccccagcttctccttcacccagtgtcccactataattgagaatttcaatatgcatttttctacggctggccatgctttccacctggctacccctaacccggtcaactgcccggcaccctcaaCAGCAACCcaccaaagcccccaccatttctcctttacccaaatccagatagctgatgttctgaaagagctgcaacatCTGGACCCCTACGAATCAGCCGGGCTTGACATTCTGGaccctttctaaaattatctgccgaaattgttgcaacccctattactagtctgttcaacctctctttcgtatcgtctgagattcccaaagattggaaagctgccacggtcatccccctcttcaaagggggagacactctagacccaaactgctacagacctatatctattctaccctgcctttctaaggtcttcgaaagccaagttaacaaacagattaccgaccatttcgaatcccaccgtaccttctccgctatgcaatctggtttcagagctggtcatgggtgcacctcagccacgctcaaggtacaaaacgatatcataaccgccatcaataaaagacagtactgtgcagccgtcttcatcgacctggccaaggctttcgactctgtcaatcaccgtattcttatcggcagactcaacagccttggtttctcaaaagactgactcgcctggttcaccaactaacaaacctccaaacgagcttcaatgccatacaacactccttctgtggcctccaactgctcttaaaagtaagtaaaactaaatgctcttcaaccgattgctgcccgcacccgcccacccgacaagcatcactactctggacagttctgacttagaatatgtggacaactacaaatacctaggtgtctggctagactgtaaactctccttccagactcacagtaagcatctccaatccaaaatgtaatctagaattggcttcctatttcgcaacatagcctccttcactcatgctgccaaacaccctcgtaaaacggatcggcgatgtcatttacaaaatagcctccagcaGTGtatcagtgccatccgttttgtcactaaagccctatataccacccaccactgcgacctgtatgctcttgttggctggccctcgctaaatATTCAACGCCAAAACAATCtaaaagtctttgctaggtaaagctccaccttttCTCAGCTCAATGGTcagcatagcaacacccacccgtagcacgcgctccagcctGTATATCTCACAGTTCATCCcgaaagccaacacctcctttggccgcctttccttccagttctctgctgccaatgactggaacgaattgcaaaaatcgctgaagttagagacttatatctccctcactaactttaagcatcagctatctgagcagcataccgatcgctgcagctgtacaaagcccatctgtaaatagcccatccaactgcctacctcatccccatatttttatttactttttttgctcttttgcacaccagtatttctacttgcacatcatcatctgcacatctatcactccagtgttaatttgctaaattgtaattacttcgctactatggcctatttattgccttacctccgtactccatttgcacacactgtatatagatttttctattgtgttattgactgtacgtttgtttatcccacgtgtaactctgtgttgtttttgtcacactgctttgctttatcttggccaggttgcagttgtaaatgagaacttgttctcaactggccgacctggttaaataaaggttaaataaaaaaaataataatcgtaactttattgacaacacccaaatggatactgtcattaacgcggttcttaatactgtagcaaacATTATATTCAGCAGGACATTCAAGCGatccttacaattataatccaaagtagtgtgaaatgcactcataagcaacctggaaatggaggttactcccctgagtttccccccattcacattcagaatacattgtgaaaaactaaaatctttgctcagcATTTTttctccaggcagatatactacatccataactagtggtttcctcattagcagggaggaatTTCTACAATCAAATTGTATGTGCTTTGCCCTCGTGccgcaattttattaaacacagaaaggggcctatattggagaccaaaagtcgtctggcacactgcttacagtttcaacaacatgaataacttatttctagccgacaatcatcgatgttactactaatgtgaaaacaagacaacaTATGATTTTTGTtgctcattttatttatttattttctcatcTTATGGCTGCAccccggtaacgggatcgataatatcgatgatatgacaacagccagtgaaacgtgcagggctccaaattcaaacagaaatctcataattaaaattccccaaacatacatgtgtcttatatcatttttaaggtaatcttgttgttaatcccaccaacgtgtccgatttcaaatatgcttttcagctaaacataatcgtttgtagtgcttaagtcaccatcaaaccacaataagcacagacatttttcctgcgaaagatagcagtcagaaaaagcagatAGAGATaatattaatcactaacctttgattatcttcatcagatgacactcataggacttcatgttacacaatacatgcatgttttgtttgataaagttcatatttataacaaaatatctgagtttacattggcgcgttacattcactagttccaaaaacatcaagtgattttacatagccacatcgtttcaacagaaatactcatcataaatgtagatgataatacaagtaatacacatggaattatagatatacctctacttaatgcaacagctgtgtcagatttaaaaaaacttttacggaaaaagcaaatcatgcaataatctgagacggagctcagaacaatagccaaattagccgccacgttggggtcaacagaaaccagaaaatacatgataaatgtttccttacctttgatgaacttcatcagaatgcagtcctaggaatcccaggtccacaataaatgcttgatttgttcgataatgtccgtatatatgtccaattagctactttggttagcgcattTGGTAAACATTTCAAGTCACAAAGTGCGTCctctataacgtgacgaaatgtccaaaagttacacaagtcagtagaaacatgtcaaacgatgtactgaatcaatctttagaatgttgttaacatacatcttgaataacgttcccaccggagaattagattgacttcagatgagcggtggaacggaggtcctcctcatgtgactgtgcatgtgaaagcatggtcagctcgtggcagtgattacacattcctgtctccttcggccccccttcacattagagtcagacaaagttctattgacatctagtggaagccgtaggaagtgaaaactcatcaatatctcgctgtaatttaaatgagagcttggttgaaaatctgccaccgcAGAAAAAATTCAAGCAGGAAGCGGAacttcaggtttttgcctgccatatgagttctgttatactcacagacataattcaaacagttttagaaacttcagagtgttttctatccaatacgaataataatatgcatatattagcaactgggacgcaggcagtttactatgggcacctctgtgcacctttcatccaagctactcaatactgcccctgcagccataagaagttaagacaattgtcaaataactttaacattcattacagacgtcaattgttgtacaacatcatggctacgcttcgattataccctgatgaagacagcttggctgtcgaaacgttggtaattaaatgTTTTGCATCTGGGCTCCTTTTGGCATCACTTTTTACaatggatttctgctgttgtgggcctttaatcatctgtctgactttgttgttcacacaggagagatacgggactatcgtggatcctctggggagcctcaacaacttcatgatgctgaagaggcagagaagagtctctccagatcagaacacctcaataaacacctgcagagatgcacagggaagagaactcactgctgTTCTgtctgtgggaagagattcacctcattaggcattaaaattcatcagagaatacacacaggagagaaaccttatagctgtggtcaatgtgggaagcgtTTTGGTCGATCTTGCCAtctgactcaacaccagagaatacacacaggagagaaaccttatagttgtggtcaatgtgggaagggTTTTAGACAATCTAgctctctgacagtgcaccagagaacacacacaggagagaaaccttatagctgtgatcaatgtgggaagagttttggtggatCTGGAGacctgacagtgcaccagagaatacacacaggagagaaaccttacagctgtgatcaatgtgggaagagttttcgtCAAGCTGGAaagctgacagtgcaccagagaacacacacaggagagaaaccttacagctgtgatcaatgtgggaagagttttgctgcaTCAAGAACtctgactcaacaccagagaacacacacgggagagaaaccttatagctgtggtcaatgtgggaacagttttggtcaatctggggatctggtatcacaccagagaacacacacaggagagaaatcttatagctgtggtcaatgtgggaagagttttggtggatCTGGAGAGCTGACAGTgcacaagagaacacacacaggagagaaaccttacagctgtgatcaatgtgggaagagttttggtcaatctggccatctggtatcacaccagagaacacacactggagagaaaccttatagctgtgatcagtgtgacaagagatactctgataaaagatctttgattaaacatcagaaaatacatacatgaaggagttgtttcatgatatcaatgaattaatgtcacaatgtagaatgttttaacattgtagtaggagtattttaatgatgtcacaatgtagaatgttttaacaatgtagtaggagtattttaatgatgtcacaatgtagaatgttttaacaatgtagtaggagtattttaaacAATTTCACATAGAAATTGATAGAACGCTAAACGTTTGCCCCATTCAATTGATTTCAGCCTTAGGAAAAATCCAGGCTcttgaaagagtactatttatgtgatttaacaaaaaagtgactaacacaaaaagagctgtgttacacttaccatgttggtgacccacttgaatcaaaatgcaacacttcaagaTGTATCTGGctgttttctacaaattgtcctctaaccagtgatgtacacattacTCCCAGATttcgtgtggtttttgagctgttagttttaacaggacatgcaacctcatctccctcctctcggcATAATTGATTTCAATATGATATCGATGAGTGATTacaaataagtgttgtgttcctttgtttagcgacccctacatttaaatgcgtcactccaaaatgtagctgactgtcttctgcaggttgtcctctaatcAGTGAGCTAaaagatatctcccatttccatgtgtttttttagttgttagtttcaacagcacctacaacctgatttcccccctaatccatatcagtgatttattgctacttgtcaaaacaacagtgtttctggtgcttgtgcagtttataaggagcttgtttatagaaatataagtaatatgattattgtggcagatgtttgtgtgtatAGCACATTTTAcgtttaggttttcaatttatcacaaactgtttctgcatttgGATTTGGAACTGTGACATTGGGGAtatcccacctagcaaaatgtCATTGAAAATCAGACTATGCCCGACGTACAATATAAGTTTGGTTTTAGTTGAAAGTTGAAAAGATTTTTTTTCAAATTTCAACATACTTGCAGCCTATACACATGGACGCTGTATAATAAataggtctataatcaattttattaacaatccTAATAAATTGAGTCAAATaaattttcatatttttttcctgtgaagccattgtgttgcatccatgtaaatataaatataaatataaaatatatttgttgtcCTAAGGGGAAAAAAGGTGTTACAGACTTTggttttttccatttatgttttgaggttggactttaggaGGTTGtacgttagcacgtatagctcattagctcgtaggacgcactgattggtgtcacctcgttagtcactATGTGTTACACCtctgctggcttgtccatctcgttagtgggaaggtgtttcacctgagctggtccaggttctatttaagagtgtctggcccagtgctccagttgtcttgatagatgtggagagtcaacaactttagttgctccaccttttttggtttgcttcctgtctgtgagtttttcttttgtttgcctcttctttggcagatttagtgggtctcatggttggtgtcttttaggtcccagttgttgttactagtcaattttcagtggacacccccatagtgtctttcagaaccacTCCTAAAAAACAAACTAATATTTTTGGTTAAATATTTTaacattttaatcaatggcatttccttaggaTGCTCATTAGTCTAAGTTGtatttttatcctcttatgtttgtgtactaaatatttctgtttattttcataggtttttcctgtgaagccattgtgttgcttccatgtctgaaatgtgctgtataaataaagcttgattcgAACATATTGAACCAAATGACTGACCAATAAACAGAGTCTTGGTCCGTCTTAGTATGAGAACAGTATCAATcccacttttccagcctgctgaaggtgtggtggagtggtaaccaccacccccggctctaccaagGGCTTGAGGTGGTcacccacagctctgcttatgttctgtggccttgccgttccatTTATTGACTGCCCCTGtaacacagaaagaaacacatttagtcatattatatacaacactcaaagtaatggatatggagcatctatggcctctgttacacctggcacctaaatgtgtcatctgtcatctgatcaccccaagctgcattaggttcagatctaccaggatgagccttgacatagtctggatgcagtcaggccaCAGAATATAAATAAGCAATATACAGAGACggggtgaatgagtggggaaaagtacattttacacaaatgaccttcataatatcaaagaacaaatgtgtgtgcctgagaAATTTCATCAATATcagtggacaatttgcactaatgtaaataaacatagatgatggaacatattcccttttgctTACGTGATGAACCGCTAAGGCAacataaatatttaccatctaaaccatgtgtgacctctcacctctctggctgtagaagtgttcttttctaaccagtccctcaacagctctctgactgagctccaccctcactgggtcttcagaggagaggaaggctgaggagggatggaaggatgaatggatcagtcagtcaataaagtgtagagctgctgtctatgctgtctgacaaaatcactattttagtagttcattaaagtaaataaggctttatgactgctgaataccaactatcaatcacttagataatatattttcaggtagagatacatctTTGGGACGTTCCAagccca
Proteins encoded:
- the LOC129842689 gene encoding zinc finger protein 501-like, with protein sequence MRSVSFSPLVKEEVCWTEKEGLGLNIVVKEEKEEEDVTVKQEVEGEAVTLKEEEIDVSVKEEEDVTVKEEGEEKEEDAVFGVKKEGEITVTLKDEEVEIGDLSNTREIRDYRGSSGEPQQLHDAEEAEKSLSRSEHLNKHLQRCTGKRTHCCSVCGKRFTSLGIKIHQRIHTGEKPYSCGQCGKRFGRSCHLTQHQRIHTGEKPYSCGQCGKGFRQSSSLTVHQRTHTGEKPYSCDQCGKSFGGSGDLTVHQRIHTGEKPYSCDQCGKSFRQAGKLTVHQRTHTGEKPYSCDQCGKSFAASRTLTQHQRTHTGEKPYSCGQCGNSFGQSGDLVSHQRTHTGEKSYSCGQCGKSFGGSGELTVHKRTHTGEKPYSCDQCGKSFGQSGHLVSHQRTHTGEKPYSCDQCDKRYSDKRSLIKHQKIHT